From Actinomyces procaprae:
GGTGGTGATCTCCTTCATGGCGCCCCGGTCGTAGGGACTGACGATCACGGAGCGGGCCTCCGGGATGGTGATGGAGGCGAGCTGCTGCAGGGGTGTGGGCGCCCCGTAGTAGTCGACCATGATCCCGTTGAACATGGAGGGGTTCGCGCGGCCGGTGCGGATGGCGGCGAGCTCGTGCTTGCCGGCCTCCAGGGCCTTGTCCATCTTGTCCTCAGCATCGAGCATGACGTCATCGATCATGGTGGTTTCCTTTTGGTTGTTAGGCAGTTCCGGTCAGTGAAGGGTGTGGGCTTGTGGAAGGCGCAGGCGTCGCGTCCGGCGGTCAGTCCAGCGTGACGAGGGTGCCGATGTCCTCCCCCAGCAGGGCGCGGGTGATGTTGCCGGGCTCCCCCATGCCGAACACGCGCATAGTCAGGGCGTTGTCACGGCTCAGGGCGAAGGCGGAGGCGTCCGCCACCTGCAGCCCGTCGGCCAGGGCACGCCCGTAGGTCAGGCGGTCCAGCTTCACAGCAGTGGGGTCGCGGCGGGGGTCCGCGGTGTACACGCCGTCGACCCCGTTCTTGCCGACCAGTAGCTCATCGCAGTGGGTCTCAAGGGCGCGCTGGGCGGCAACGGTATCGGTGGAGAAGTAGGGCATTCCCGCGCCTGCACCGAAGACGACGGCGCGTCCCTTCTCCATGTGGCGGATGGCGCGCAGCGGGATGTATGGCTCCGCAACCTGAGTCATGCTGATTGCGGACTGTACGCGTGCGGGCACGCCCGCCTTCTCGATGAAGTCCTGCAGCGCCAGGGCATTCATCACGGTGCCGAGCATGCCCATGTAGTCGGCGCGGGCACGGTCCATTCCGTGAGCGGAAAGCTCAGCCCCGCGGAAGAAGTTCCCTCCCCCGACCACGATGGCCACCTGGACCCCCTGCTTGATGGCGGTGGCGATCTGCCCGGCGGCATCGGCCACGACGTCGGGATCCAGGCCCACGGATCCGCCTCCGAAGACCTCGCCGGAGAGCTTGAGCAGCACCCGGCGGGGGTGGGTGCCGTGGGCGATGCGGTCGTCGCGGTTCGGGGACTCGCTCATGCGTGATGCCTCCTGGCTGAGGTGCGGACGGGTACGCGGGTCGCGTGCGGGCGCTCGGGTAAGCGTACCGTGCCGATGCCGTTCCCGCCGCTGACGGGCACCGCGAGGCGGCGAATGCGAGTTATCGGCGCCGACGTGGCGCGGACCGCCTGCGCCGCTTTGGACCGCCTGGCAGGCACCACCAGACGGTCCAAACCGAGAAGCACGGCCCCGACTGCCCGGGCAGGCGACGCCCTCCCCGCAACAGCCCGGCCTGAAGCACCACGTTCGCGCCCAGGACCCGCGAGTACACGCCGTAAACGCGGCGGTGGGGCCCGCGAGCCGAACGCTCACGGACCCCACCGCGTGGACTGGGTGACAGGCCAGTCGGCAGTGCCGACGAATCAGGCGCCGACGCGGAAGCGGACGAAGCCGACCAGCTTGCCGCCGGTGGCCGCGATGACCTTGCCGACCGTGGTCTTGGGGTCCTTCGCGTAGGCCTGGTCCACCAGGCAGTTCTCCTTGTAGAAGCCGTTCATGCGGCCCTCGACGATCTTCGGGATCGCCTTCTCGGGCTTGCCCTCGGCGCGCGTGGTCTCCTCGGCGATGGCGCGCTCCTTCTCCACGGTCTCGGCCGGGACGGAGTCACGGTCCAGGTACAGCGGGGAGTAGGCGGCCACGTGCATGGCGACGTCGTGGGCGACCTCGCCGGCCGCGGCGTCGGTGCCGACCAGCACACCCACCTGCGCGGGCAGGTCGGGGTTGGTGCGGTGCAGGTACAGCTCGACGTGGTCGGCGGCCAGGCGGCCGACGCGACGCACGACGATCTTCTCGCCGATCACGGCCTGCATGGAGTCGGTCAGCTCCTTGACGGTGGTGCCGTCGACGGCGACCTCCGCCAGCGCCTCGGCGGTCTCGGCGCCGGAGTCGATCGCGGCGGAGAGGACCTTGTCCGCGAACTCGAGGAACTTCTCGTTCTTGGCCACGAAGTCGGTCTCGGCATTGATCTCCACCAGGACGCCCACCTGGGCGCCGTCGGCGTCGACCACCTTGGCGGCGATCAGGCCGGCGGAGGCGGAACGCCCCTCGCGCTTGGCGATGCCCTTCAGGCCCTTGACGCGGATGATCTCGATGGCCTTCTCGGCGTCACCGTTCGCCTCGTCGAGCGCCTTCTTGACGTCGAGCATGCCGGCGCCGGTCTTCTCGCGCAGCGCCTTGATGTCAGCGGTGGTGTAGTTGGGCATGGATATCTCCTGAATCTGCTGAGAATGGAGTGAATGGGCGGCTACTGGACTCAGGCCTGCTCGGCGGGAGCAGGCTCGCTATCCGAAGGAGCCGCCGGGGCCTCACTCTGGACGGCCTCGGTGGCCGGCTCGGATGCAGCGGCCTCGGCCTCAGCGTTCTCGGCACCGGCCAGCAGCTGGGCCTCCCACTCGGGCAGCGGCTCGGCCTCAGCGGCGGGGACCTCCGCCTCCTCACCGGTGCGGGCACGGCCGGCGGAACGAGCCACCAGGCCCTCGGCGGCGGCGTCGGCGATGATGCGGGTCAGCAGCGCGACGGAGCGGATGGCGTCGTCGTTGCCGGGGACGGCGTACGTGACCTCGTCGGGGTCGCAGTTGGTGTCCAGAACCGCGACCACGGGGATCCCCAGCTTCTGCGCCTCGGAAATCGCCAGGTGCTCCTTCTTGGTGTCCACAACCCAGATGGCGGCCGGCGGCTTGGCCATGTCGCGGATGCCGCCGAGGGTCTTGACCAGCTTGTCCTTCTCGCGGCGCATCATGAGCAGTTCCTTCTTGGTGCGGCCGGATCCGGCCACGTCGTCGAAGTCGATCTGCTCGAGCTCCTTCATGCGGTCCAGGCGGCCGCGCACGGTGGCGAAGTTGGTGAGCATGCCGCCCAGCCAGCGCTGGTTGACGTAGGGCATGCCGACGCGCTGGGCCTGCTCGGCCACGGCGGCCTGCGCCTGGGTCTTGGTGCCGACGAACAGGATGTTGCCGCCGCGGGCAACAGTCTCCTTGACGAAGTCGTAGGCGGTGTTGATGCCGTCAACCGACTGCTGCAGGTCGATGATGTAGATGCCGTTGCGCTCGGTGAGGATGAAGCGCTTCATCTTGGGGTTCCAGCGGCGCGTCTGGTGCCCGAAGTGAACACCGTTCTCAAGCAGCTGGCGCATGGTCACAATCGCCATGAGGGTCCTTTCAGGTGCGCCCGGCAGACGCACGGTCAGTGGGCGACCGGCCGCGATGCGGCCCAAACGCCCTTTAATGGGTGGTTGTTCCCCTTTGACCGGAGGCCCCGGTGGGGGCGCGGCTGCCCGGAGGCCGGGCATGGGGCCTGGTGTCCGCGGCGCCTGGCCACCCGCGGTGCTCATGCGATGCGGGACCTCGGCCGTGGCGCTCGAAAGGACGTTCCCATCCCGCCTGCGGCGGAACGGGCGCGGACACGCGAAGTCAGCAACACGCGAGCCCGGTGTTAACCACCGAGCTCGCGCAGGGCTGCGGGCGCGAGGTTATCACAGTGCCGGCGTAGCCCGGCGCCGACCGCCCCGGCAGGCACGGCCGAATGCCCTCGGTCCCGGCTCGCAGCCGATGAGCGACACCCGGGAGAGGGCCCGCCGGCCTCCACAAGACGGGTTGAAAACAGCTAAACGGGTGAGTTGTCCACAGGCGCTCGGGTTCGCAGGTGCGCTCCGGCACAGGCGCATGCACCCTGCCTCCATGAGCAACCTCACAACGGCCGACGCCGCCGCAACAGTCACCCCCTGCACAGCCCCAAACATGACCACCACCAAGGCGGGCCGGGACACG
This genomic window contains:
- the pyrH gene encoding UMP kinase, whose translation is MSESPNRDDRIAHGTHPRRVLLKLSGEVFGGGSVGLDPDVVADAAGQIATAIKQGVQVAIVVGGGNFFRGAELSAHGMDRARADYMGMLGTVMNALALQDFIEKAGVPARVQSAISMTQVAEPYIPLRAIRHMEKGRAVVFGAGAGMPYFSTDTVAAQRALETHCDELLVGKNGVDGVYTADPRRDPTAVKLDRLTYGRALADGLQVADASAFALSRDNALTMRVFGMGEPGNITRALLGEDIGTLVTLD
- the rpsB gene encoding 30S ribosomal protein S2, with the translated sequence MAIVTMRQLLENGVHFGHQTRRWNPKMKRFILTERNGIYIIDLQQSVDGINTAYDFVKETVARGGNILFVGTKTQAQAAVAEQAQRVGMPYVNQRWLGGMLTNFATVRGRLDRMKELEQIDFDDVAGSGRTKKELLMMRREKDKLVKTLGGIRDMAKPPAAIWVVDTKKEHLAISEAQKLGIPVVAVLDTNCDPDEVTYAVPGNDDAIRSVALLTRIIADAAAEGLVARSAGRARTGEEAEVPAAEAEPLPEWEAQLLAGAENAEAEAAASEPATEAVQSEAPAAPSDSEPAPAEQA
- the tsf gene encoding translation elongation factor Ts is translated as MPNYTTADIKALREKTGAGMLDVKKALDEANGDAEKAIEIIRVKGLKGIAKREGRSASAGLIAAKVVDADGAQVGVLVEINAETDFVAKNEKFLEFADKVLSAAIDSGAETAEALAEVAVDGTTVKELTDSMQAVIGEKIVVRRVGRLAADHVELYLHRTNPDLPAQVGVLVGTDAAAGEVAHDVAMHVAAYSPLYLDRDSVPAETVEKERAIAEETTRAEGKPEKAIPKIVEGRMNGFYKENCLVDQAYAKDPKTTVGKVIAATGGKLVGFVRFRVGA